The sequence ATGAACCCGGACATCCTCGGCTGGGCCGCCACCGCGATCCTGATCGCCACGCTCCTGCGGCAGACGCTCAAGCAGTGGAAGTCACCGCATCCGGAGGCCGTTTCCAGCTGGCTGTTCATCGGCCAGATGTCGGCGTCGGTGCTGTTCACCATCTACAGCTTGCTGCTCGGCAACACCGTATTCGTGGTGACCAACCTGCTGCTGCTCGGCACAGCCATCCTTGGCCAGGTGCTGGCCTGGCGGCGCCGGAAGAAGGACGGGGGCCCGAATCCGCCGGCAACTTCGCGCTGATCGCTCCCGCCGGTCAGTGGTAGCCGCTACCGGCGGCGATCTTGCCGCGGAACACGTTGTACGACCACGCGGTGTAACCCAGGATCACCGGCAGCAGCACGACCAGCCCGACGATGCTGAAACCCTGCGAGGACGGCGGCGCGGCCGCATCCCACAAGGTCATCGACGGCGGCAGCAGGTAGGGCCACATGCCCAGCACCAGGCCCAGGAAACCGAGCACGAACAACGCCATGCTCAGCAGGAAGGGCGGGTAGTCGCGCTGCTCACGCATCGTGCTGCGCCACAGGGCAACCGCCACGCCCAGGGTCAGCAGCGGCACCGGCGACAGCCACCAGAAGTTGCCGTCGGTGAACCAGCGTTCCATCACCCGCGACTCGAGGAACGGCAGCCACGCGCTGACCAGCCCCATGAACACGATCACCGCCACCACCAGCGGCCGCGTCAGCGAACGCGCCATCGCCTGGTCGCGGCCTTCGGTCTTGATGATCAGCCAGGTGCTGCCGAGCAGTGCGTAGCCGAACACCACCGCCGCGCCGGTCAGCATCGAGAACGGGCTGAACCAGCCGAACGCACCGCCGACGTAGCGTCCGTCAACCACATCCAGACCCTGCACCAGCGCACCGAGGATCACGCCCTGCGCGAAGGCCGCCAGCGTGGAGCCCAGGCCAAAGGCCACGCTCCACAGCCGGCGCGAGCGGTGCGCCTTGAAGCGGAACTCAAAGGCGACGCCACGGAACACCAGCGCCACCAGCAACAACAGCACCGGCAGGTACAGCGCCGACAGCAGCGCGGCGTAGGCCTTGGGAAAGGCGGCCAGCAGGCCGGCCCCGCCCAGCACCAGCCAGGTCTCGTTGCCGTCCCAGATCGGCGCGGCCGTGTTCATCATCACGTCCAGCTGTTCCTCGTCCTCGGCCATTGGCGCCAGTACGCCGATGCCGAGCACGAAGCCATCCAGCAGCACGTACATAAGCACGCCGAAACCGATGATTGCGAACCAGACCACCGGCAACCAGGTCGCCATGTCCATCAGCTTTCCTCCAGTGGTTCGTCGGCGCCGGACAGCGGCCGCGCCGGGGTGTGCGTGCCACCGTCCACATCCGGCGGCGGCTTGTGCGGCTTGGGCCCGGTGCGCACGATCTTGACCAGGTACCAGACGCCCCAGCCGAACACGAAGGCATAGGCAATCACGTAGACCGCCAGCGACAGCGCGGTCATCCAGCCGGTCTGCGGACCGACCGCGTCGGCGGTGCGCAGGATTCCGTAGACCACCCACGGCTGGCGACCCATCTCGGTGACGAACCAGCCGGCCAGCAGGGCAATGAAGCCGGCCGGCAGCATGGTGTTCCAGCCACGCAGCAGCCACGGCGAATCCAGGAGTCTGCCGCGCCACCACTGCAGTGCCGACAGCCAGGCCAGCGCCAGCATCAGCATGCCGATGCCGACCATCACCCGGAACGCAAAGAACACCGGCACCACTGGCGGGCGCTCGCTGGCCGGCACCGAGGTCAGCGGCGCGATGGTGCCGTCGCGGGAGTGGGTGAGGATCCAGCTGCCCACGCGCGGGATCGCCACTT is a genomic window of Stenotrophomonas sp. Marseille-Q4652 containing:
- the cydB gene encoding cytochrome d ubiquinol oxidase subunit II, coding for MDMATWLPVVWFAIIGFGVLMYVLLDGFVLGIGVLAPMAEDEEQLDVMMNTAAPIWDGNETWLVLGGAGLLAAFPKAYAALLSALYLPVLLLLVALVFRGVAFEFRFKAHRSRRLWSVAFGLGSTLAAFAQGVILGALVQGLDVVDGRYVGGAFGWFSPFSMLTGAAVVFGYALLGSTWLIIKTEGRDQAMARSLTRPLVVAVIVFMGLVSAWLPFLESRVMERWFTDGNFWWLSPVPLLTLGVAVALWRSTMREQRDYPPFLLSMALFVLGFLGLVLGMWPYLLPPSMTLWDAAAPPSSQGFSIVGLVVLLPVILGYTAWSYNVFRGKIAAGSGYH